In Anaerolineales bacterium, one DNA window encodes the following:
- a CDS encoding universal stress protein: MKPEILIPTNGFKGTWQAIEYGAWLAKTLDSKISLLGVTETLSPAAIDDHHPLEDIFERAVGLFQQNGTAYSLEVQNGSAEEIIPRKARQGNFIVMLGPLGRPQIRRLLAGRSIRQLLEEIEQPILYVPVSKLPPRNILICVGGLGYEVTAEHLAMQIALKSRAEITLLHIMPPMNLDYPTTRTLRENWQHPEETDTPVGKSLRQALEIAKEDGLTAAVRARQGNVVEEILAEVKEGGYDLLCMGSQYSANLLRQLYSPNVTAEIADGAPCPVLTARYKRK, translated from the coding sequence ATGAAACCTGAAATCCTCATTCCAACCAACGGATTCAAAGGGACATGGCAGGCCATCGAATATGGCGCATGGCTGGCAAAGACGCTTGACTCGAAGATCTCGCTGCTCGGTGTGACCGAAACCCTGAGTCCTGCTGCGATAGACGACCACCACCCGCTGGAGGATATCTTCGAACGCGCTGTCGGGTTGTTCCAGCAAAATGGGACGGCGTACAGCCTCGAGGTCCAGAACGGAAGCGCGGAGGAGATCATTCCGCGCAAGGCAAGACAGGGAAATTTCATCGTCATGCTGGGTCCACTGGGGCGTCCGCAAATCCGCCGCCTGCTGGCAGGGCGCTCCATTCGTCAACTTTTGGAAGAGATCGAACAGCCGATCCTGTATGTGCCTGTATCCAAACTGCCGCCCAGGAATATTTTGATCTGTGTGGGCGGACTCGGCTACGAGGTAACCGCCGAGCATCTGGCCATGCAAATTGCACTAAAGAGCCGCGCGGAGATCACCCTGCTTCATATTATGCCACCCATGAATTTGGATTACCCGACCACAAGGACACTGCGCGAGAATTGGCAGCATCCGGAAGAAACAGACACGCCGGTCGGGAAAAGCCTGCGCCAGGCCCTGGAGATCGCAAAAGAAGACGGCTTGACCGCAGCGGTCAGGGCGCGTCAGGGCAATGTGGTGGAGGAGATCCTGGCTGAGGTTAAAGAAGGGGGGTACGACCTGCTGTGCATGGGCTCACAATACAGCGCGAATTTATTGCGCCAGTTATATTCCCCGAACGTCACCGCAGAGATCGCCGACGGTGCGCCGTGCCCGGTACTGACGGCAAGGTATAAGAGGAAATAA
- the mutM gene encoding DNA-formamidopyrimidine glycosylase, with product MPELPEVETIARAIEPQITGRTIVSADVFWARTLAVPSVKKFKDQVKGQRIMGVSRRAKYLVLQLQDYNLLVHLRMSGDIIIRQGKTKPEKHDRLLLNFSNSRQLAFNDTRKFGRVWLTDQPETILGRLGPEPLEKGFTPQWLYENLSSRKRQLKPLLLDQTFLAGLGNIYTDECLHIAKLHPLALSNAVTKRQAGALHEAIRSVLREGIRRNGASIDWVYRGGDYQNHFRVYDREGSPCPVCGTEIKKVIVGQRGTHICPKCQGVR from the coding sequence ATGCCCGAACTTCCCGAAGTTGAAACCATTGCCCGTGCCATAGAACCGCAGATTACCGGAAGGACCATTGTTTCCGCCGATGTGTTCTGGGCGCGGACGCTCGCTGTGCCATCTGTAAAAAAATTCAAGGATCAGGTTAAAGGGCAGAGGATTATGGGGGTTTCACGGCGTGCAAAGTACCTTGTTCTCCAGCTCCAGGATTACAATCTCCTTGTACATTTGCGAATGAGCGGGGATATAATTATCAGGCAGGGTAAAACCAAACCGGAAAAGCACGACCGCCTCCTGCTGAACTTTTCGAACAGCAGGCAGCTTGCCTTCAACGATACCCGCAAATTCGGGCGTGTCTGGTTGACCGACCAGCCTGAAACGATCCTCGGCAGGCTGGGTCCCGAACCGCTGGAAAAGGGGTTCACGCCGCAGTGGCTGTATGAAAACCTGAGCAGTCGCAAACGTCAACTGAAACCGCTGCTCCTGGACCAGACCTTTCTTGCCGGTCTCGGAAACATTTACACGGACGAATGTCTGCACATCGCAAAACTGCATCCGCTGGCCCTGTCGAATGCGGTGACGAAGAGACAGGCTGGGGCTTTGCATGAAGCGATCCGCTCCGTGTTGAGGGAGGGCATCCGCCGCAACGGCGCCAGCATAGACTGGGTCTACCGCGGCGGGGATTATCAAAACCATTTCCGTGTGTATGACCGCGAAGGCAGCCCCTGCCCGGTCTGCGGCACGGAAATAAAAAAGGTCATAGTTGGCCAGCGCGGCACGCATATTTGTCCGAAGTGCCAAGGAGTGAGGTAA
- a CDS encoding ribose-phosphate diphosphokinase, which translates to MHHVHRDLKVYGGIKLFAGSGAPELAQKIADYLGQPLSGREVIEFPNENLFVKLSGSVRGQDVYLIQTTSSPVHRNLMELLIMIQTLRLDSAARITAVVPYLCYGRSDKKDQPRVPITARLIADMLEVAGADRYMTLDPHAGQVQGFFSIPGDVLTASHLLVDHINTTLRPKMQDPVVVSVDLGFAKKGRNYAADMDMPIAFIEKRRLGNEAKAEALTLIGEVKDRDVIIVDDEVDTGGSIAQAVDVVKKNGARDVYLVFVHAILSSDGAERLASLPIKQIITTDSAPLSPEKMKHLKGRITVLSVASLLGEVIKRAHEGRSVGEMFNE; encoded by the coding sequence ATGCACCATGTTCATCGCGACTTGAAGGTATATGGCGGGATCAAACTTTTTGCGGGCAGCGGCGCGCCGGAGCTGGCTCAAAAGATCGCGGATTATCTTGGCCAGCCTTTGAGCGGGCGCGAGGTGATCGAGTTCCCGAACGAAAACCTGTTCGTGAAATTGAGCGGCAGCGTGCGGGGACAGGATGTGTATTTGATCCAGACCACCTCCTCGCCTGTGCACCGCAATCTGATGGAACTATTGATCATGATTCAAACCCTGCGGCTGGATTCGGCGGCGCGCATTACGGCGGTTGTGCCGTATCTGTGTTACGGCCGTTCGGATAAAAAAGACCAGCCGCGTGTGCCGATCACCGCGCGTTTGATCGCAGACATGCTTGAAGTGGCCGGTGCAGACCGCTACATGACCCTTGATCCGCACGCAGGACAGGTGCAGGGCTTCTTTTCCATCCCCGGCGATGTGCTGACCGCATCCCACCTGCTGGTGGATCATATCAACACGACACTGCGTCCAAAGATGCAGGACCCGGTGGTCGTTTCCGTGGACCTGGGCTTTGCGAAAAAAGGGCGTAATTACGCGGCGGACATGGACATGCCGATTGCTTTCATTGAAAAGCGGCGTCTGGGAAATGAAGCCAAGGCTGAAGCGTTGACCCTGATCGGGGAGGTGAAAGACCGTGATGTCATCATCGTGGATGATGAGGTGGATACCGGCGGTTCCATTGCCCAGGCTGTGGATGTTGTGAAAAAGAACGGCGCGCGGGATGTGTACCTCGTGTTTGTCCATGCCATTCTCTCAAGTGACGGTGCGGAACGGCTGGCGTCGCTGCCCATCAAACAGATCATTACAACGGACTCCGCTCCGCTCTCGCCTGAAAAAATGAAGCACCTTAAAGGACGGATCACGGTGCTGTCGGTCGCCTCCCTGCTCGGCGAGGTGATCAAACGCGCGCACGAGGGGCGCTCTGTGGGTGAGATGTTCAATGAATAG
- a CDS encoding GNAT family protein, producing MSIMYGGRVRLRAVEREDINKFHEWVNDPEVTRGLALYLPMSMTDEEGWFNALGRRDQKEKPLAIEVRRGRKWKLIGNCGVFDLDPVNRSAELGILIGDKSEWNKGYGSETMTLLLRHCFETLNLNRAFLRVYTDNVRAVRSYEKAGFVLEGRLREAVFKFGKYEDVLIMSVLRPEWTSRKKEK from the coding sequence ATGAGCATCATGTATGGCGGACGGGTGCGTTTGCGCGCTGTGGAGCGCGAGGATATAAATAAGTTTCACGAATGGGTGAACGACCCCGAAGTGACCCGCGGACTGGCGTTGTATTTGCCGATGTCCATGACGGACGAGGAGGGCTGGTTCAATGCCCTTGGGCGGCGCGATCAAAAGGAGAAACCCCTGGCGATTGAAGTGCGCAGGGGCAGGAAGTGGAAGTTGATCGGCAATTGCGGTGTGTTTGACCTGGATCCTGTGAACCGTTCTGCTGAACTTGGGATTTTGATCGGTGATAAATCTGAATGGAATAAGGGATACGGTTCGGAAACGATGACCCTGCTTTTGCGTCACTGTTTTGAGACCCTGAACCTGAACCGCGCATTTTTGCGGGTCTATACGGATAATGTCCGGGCTGTGCGCTCCTATGAAAAAGCGGGCTTTGTTTTGGAGGGACGTTTGCGGGAGGCGGTATTTAAATTCGGAAAATATGAGGATGTCCTGATCATGAGCGTTTTACGCCCGGAGTGGACCTCCCGAAAGAAGGAGAAGTAG
- the meaB gene encoding methylmalonyl Co-A mutase-associated GTPase MeaB has protein sequence MTYSQAVLNGDRLALARLLTQVENNAPEGRIALIELFPHTGRAHLIGVTGAPGTGKSSLVNQLALLYRRAENRRVAVVAVDPSSPFTGGAVLGDRVRMRDLSGDPGVFIRSMATRGSLGGLAQATANIVQVFDAAGFDIIMIETVGAGQSEVDIARLAHTTLVVEAPGLGDDIQAIKAGILEIADILVINKADRPGVENTEKALKSMLDLAHPSERVFRHHGSSMRTPAAKQDASAAPMWIPPIQKTVSTESKGIVELAESIARHAAHLRQGGDWAVRERARLEVELEALIRESLLERFHEAVPQNEYEDVLAKVIQRNISPWEAVTRLLKERSK, from the coding sequence ATGACATATTCTCAGGCAGTTCTCAACGGTGACCGTCTCGCATTGGCGCGCCTGCTCACACAGGTGGAAAACAATGCGCCCGAAGGGCGCATTGCATTGATCGAACTTTTTCCACACACAGGCAGGGCGCATCTTATCGGCGTGACGGGCGCGCCGGGTACCGGCAAATCATCGCTCGTCAACCAGCTTGCTTTGCTGTACCGCAGAGCGGAGAACAGGCGTGTGGCGGTCGTTGCGGTGGATCCATCCAGCCCGTTCACAGGCGGGGCGGTGCTCGGCGACCGCGTGCGCATGCGCGACCTTTCCGGCGACCCCGGCGTGTTCATCCGTTCCATGGCAACGCGCGGTTCACTGGGCGGGCTGGCGCAGGCAACTGCAAACATTGTGCAAGTTTTCGATGCGGCAGGTTTTGATATTATCATGATTGAAACTGTCGGCGCCGGACAAAGCGAGGTGGATATAGCCCGCCTCGCGCATACCACGCTGGTTGTGGAGGCGCCCGGCCTTGGCGATGATATTCAAGCCATCAAAGCCGGCATTTTGGAAATTGCGGATATCCTTGTCATCAACAAGGCGGACAGGCCCGGCGTGGAAAATACCGAGAAGGCATTAAAGTCCATGCTGGATCTGGCACACCCGAGCGAGCGTGTCTTCCGGCATCACGGTTCCAGCATGCGGACGCCTGCCGCCAAACAGGATGCATCCGCCGCGCCGATGTGGATACCCCCCATTCAAAAAACGGTTTCCACGGAAAGCAAAGGGATTGTGGAACTGGCAGAGTCCATTGCGCGGCATGCGGCGCACCTCCGTCAGGGCGGAGATTGGGCTGTTCGTGAGCGGGCCAGGCTCGAGGTCGAGCTGGAGGCGTTGATCCGCGAATCGCTGCTGGAACGCTTCCATGAGGCTGTGCCTCAAAACGAGTATGAGGATGTGCTCGCGAAGGTCATCCAAAGAAATATTTCGCCGTGGGAAGCGGTAACGAGGTTGTTGAAGGAAAGGTCGAAATGA
- a CDS encoding cobalamin B12-binding domain-containing protein, producing the protein MTDKKTSPGQDRRIRVLVAKPGLDGHDRGAKVVARALRDAGMEVIYTGLRQTPEMIAEAALQEDVDVVGLSILSGAHMALTPRVMELLRANGQTHVKVFIGGIIPDEDLHRLIEMGVAGVFGPGASTEDIVRDVRMAMTG; encoded by the coding sequence ATGACTGATAAGAAGACCAGTCCTGGGCAAGATCGAAGGATACGTGTGCTCGTGGCAAAACCCGGTTTGGACGGACACGACCGCGGCGCAAAGGTGGTTGCCCGCGCCCTGCGCGATGCCGGCATGGAGGTCATTTACACCGGCCTGCGCCAGACCCCTGAAATGATCGCCGAAGCCGCGCTTCAGGAGGATGTGGATGTGGTCGGGCTCTCCATCCTCTCCGGCGCGCACATGGCGTTGACCCCGCGGGTGATGGAATTGCTGAGAGCCAACGGGCAGACTCACGTGAAAGTCTTTATCGGAGGCATCATTCCGGATGAGGACCTGCATCGCTTGATCGAGATGGGAGTGGCCGGTGTCTTCGGTCCCGGCGCCTCCACCGAAGACATCGTCCGTGACGTGCGGATGGCAATGACAGGATGA
- a CDS encoding response regulator, whose amino-acid sequence MTDRFRIITLFKRDQSALRITGIYLLVGWLWILYSDQFAAAVATDSASLVLISIYKGWGFIIVTSILLYWLIHSHTARLNKSEQRYRTLFEGTPVAIWEEDFSRVKKHLDSLKHQGITDFHAHFTSAPNAAVECLGMIKILDANIAAVRMYGAKSKDELIRNTKQILGRGEMEHIHEDFIAIAEGRTGNYWEGTDETLTGEPLEISLGWSVVPGHEKDFSKVIVTTTNVTERKRAEQVLKNSERRLHVLIENGLDNISLLAADGTLLWESPATMRTLGYAADEFVGRSIFELLHPQDAETAHVRFLELVKNPNNVERGLFRMRHSSGAWRWVEVVATNLLDEPSVNAIVINYRDVTERKEAEGMVRQHASDLERRVEERTAELTYANRVKNEFLANMSHELRTPLNSILGFSETLLEGMHGPLNDDQKNRIEIIASSGRHLLDLINDILDISKIEAGKLDIIPQTVGVDEICRASLNFIHELTMRKSITVEYSPAPEQPSIVADPKRLKQMLVNLLHNAAKFTPQHGEIKLEVQTDTEQNQIRFSVLDTGIGISAEDLQKLFNPFVQLDSSLSRHHEGSGLGLALVRKLADMHGGEVAAESKLGGGSRFTLVLPWKQTRVIPSSDTGLPDVRLKEDAGGIATGSTVTPARLGSILLAEDNETNVIVIKDYLEDRGFNVSVAHNGLEVLEIMEESVPDVVLMDIQMPGMDGLEATRRLRSDPRFVSIPIIAITAFAMPGDRERCLKAGANEYMSKPISLKALLQTIQRFL is encoded by the coding sequence ATGACTGACCGTTTCCGCATCATCACGCTGTTCAAACGGGATCAAAGCGCTTTAAGGATAACCGGGATCTATTTACTGGTGGGATGGCTGTGGATCCTGTACTCCGACCAGTTTGCCGCCGCGGTTGCAACGGACAGCGCTTCGCTTGTCCTGATCAGCATATACAAAGGCTGGGGATTCATCATCGTCACATCCATCCTTTTGTACTGGCTGATCCACAGCCATACCGCGCGGCTTAATAAAAGCGAACAGCGCTATCGAACCTTGTTTGAAGGTACGCCTGTCGCCATATGGGAGGAGGATTTTTCGCGGGTCAAAAAACACCTCGACTCCCTGAAGCATCAGGGGATCACCGATTTCCATGCCCACTTTACCTCCGCTCCGAACGCCGCCGTGGAATGTCTGGGGATGATCAAGATCCTGGACGCCAACATTGCCGCGGTGCGCATGTACGGCGCAAAAAGCAAGGACGAATTGATCCGCAACACGAAACAGATCCTCGGCAGGGGTGAAATGGAACACATCCACGAGGACTTTATTGCAATTGCCGAGGGAAGGACCGGCAACTATTGGGAGGGGACGGATGAAACGCTCACGGGGGAGCCGCTTGAGATCAGCCTGGGCTGGTCGGTTGTCCCCGGGCATGAAAAGGATTTCTCCAAAGTCATTGTCACCACCACCAATGTCACCGAACGAAAACGAGCCGAGCAAGTCCTGAAAAACAGCGAGAGACGCCTGCACGTGCTGATCGAAAATGGTCTTGATAATATTTCACTGCTCGCCGCGGACGGCACCCTGTTGTGGGAAAGTCCCGCCACGATGCGAACCCTCGGATATGCCGCGGATGAATTCGTAGGCCGAAGCATCTTTGAATTGCTGCACCCGCAGGATGCGGAGACCGCACATGTCCGCTTTTTGGAGCTTGTCAAAAATCCCAATAACGTCGAACGCGGCTTGTTCCGTATGAGACATTCCAGCGGCGCATGGCGCTGGGTTGAGGTGGTGGCGACCAACCTGCTGGATGAACCGAGCGTCAATGCAATCGTCATCAATTACCGCGACGTCACAGAACGGAAAGAAGCCGAGGGAATGGTCAGGCAGCATGCCAGTGATCTGGAAAGACGGGTGGAGGAGCGCACGGCCGAACTTACGTACGCGAACCGGGTCAAGAATGAGTTTCTGGCGAACATGAGTCACGAATTGCGCACGCCGCTCAACAGCATTTTGGGATTCTCCGAAACCCTGCTGGAGGGCATGCATGGTCCGCTCAACGATGACCAGAAAAACCGTATCGAGATCATTGCCTCCAGCGGAAGGCACCTGCTGGACCTGATCAACGACATCCTGGACATATCCAAGATCGAAGCCGGCAAACTCGACATCATCCCGCAGACCGTCGGTGTGGACGAGATCTGCCGAGCAAGCCTGAATTTCATCCATGAACTGACCATGAGGAAATCCATCACCGTCGAATATTCACCTGCGCCGGAACAACCAAGCATCGTTGCGGACCCAAAACGGCTCAAACAAATGCTGGTCAACCTGTTGCATAATGCGGCCAAATTCACGCCGCAACACGGGGAGATAAAACTGGAGGTTCAAACCGACACCGAACAAAACCAGATCCGTTTCTCGGTTCTAGACACCGGCATTGGGATTTCAGCGGAGGACCTGCAAAAATTATTCAACCCCTTTGTTCAATTGGACAGCAGTCTATCGCGCCACCACGAAGGTTCAGGCCTGGGGCTGGCACTGGTCAGGAAACTGGCGGACATGCACGGCGGAGAGGTCGCAGCCGAAAGCAAGCTCGGCGGGGGCAGCCGCTTCACCTTGGTATTGCCCTGGAAGCAGACCCGGGTAATTCCCTCATCCGACACAGGCCTGCCTGACGTGCGGTTGAAGGAAGATGCGGGCGGGATCGCAACAGGTTCCACTGTCACGCCTGCCCGGCTGGGGAGCATCCTGCTTGCAGAGGATAATGAAACCAATGTGATCGTGATAAAGGATTATCTGGAGGACCGCGGATTCAACGTGAGCGTTGCACACAACGGATTGGAAGTGCTGGAGATCATGGAAGAGAGCGTTCCAGATGTCGTCCTGATGGACATTCAAATGCCGGGCATGGATGGCCTGGAGGCAACCCGCCGCCTGCGGTCAGACCCTCGTTTTGTTTCCATCCCCATTATTGCGATCACGGCCTTTGCCATGCCCGGCGACCGCGAGCGCTGTCTCAAGGCAGGCGCAAACGAATATATGAGCAAACCGATCAGCCTGAAAGCACTCCTGCAAACAATCCAGCGTTTTTTGTAA
- a CDS encoding DNA translocase FtsK — translation MPLLKPSTPPGKNAKPAGKSLPSKKAGSPRSKPAPRSKAQPHVPPREPSWWESLSDERKLDVVGILLAFLGILILLGLVSANRSAFIGGIIFFLTQIFGWGMYILPLGLLVFGLWLVFRKIERIPPLSVERATGSVILFLWLLTLLHSLVATVETAEVVALTGAGGGYFGGLFQRLLWAGFGPGGAVIAMLAWFVIGVAVMLDKPVTDLFFWLAPLTSSLRKMLNISIPPPAPFGPDSVSENGFTPIDPSAMPQLTTSPVPVQPLRTTSGPAVIHWKLPGVGDILDSGNAPSINEEFIQQRARLIEDTLASFGAPAQVVAISRGPTITQFGVEPLFVETRGGVRTRVRVNKIASLSDDLALALAAPRIRIQAPVPGHSYVGIEVPNEEMTMVALRDILEGEVYKNNRKPLNFALGRDVAGLPVIASIESMPHLLIAGTTGSGKSVCVNSILTCMLLFNTPDDLRLVLVDPKRVELTGYNGIPHLLGPVVVEMDRVIGALQWMTREMDKRYHLFAQAGSRNIIDYNAKMKLQGQKKLPYLVIIIDELADLMMIAPDETERTITRLAQLARATGIHMILATQRPSVDVVTGLIKANFPARIAFAVASNTDSRVILDQPGAERLLGRGDMLYQAPDAPAPSRLQGVFVSDNEIQNLVEYWRTQAGGASPYAVAGMPAEAVPQNVPLKQTPLWEDMAKAEGDPLFDEAVEIVRKEGRASVSMLQRRLRIGYTRASRIVDMMEDGKIVSPPQGGTQMRQVLDYGPTAPPKDDGM, via the coding sequence ATGCCTCTCCTTAAACCGTCCACCCCACCCGGAAAAAATGCAAAACCTGCGGGAAAAAGCCTGCCATCCAAAAAGGCGGGATCGCCGCGCAGTAAACCTGCGCCGCGAAGCAAGGCGCAGCCTCATGTGCCGCCGCGTGAACCTTCCTGGTGGGAAAGCCTCTCCGATGAACGCAAATTGGATGTGGTCGGCATCCTCCTTGCCTTCCTCGGCATCCTCATCCTTTTGGGTCTGGTCTCCGCCAACCGTTCCGCCTTCATTGGCGGCATCATCTTTTTCCTGACCCAGATCTTTGGCTGGGGCATGTACATCCTGCCCCTGGGCCTGCTGGTCTTTGGCCTCTGGCTGGTCTTCCGCAAGATCGAACGCATCCCCCCGCTTTCCGTTGAACGCGCGACCGGCAGCGTCATCCTTTTCCTCTGGCTTCTGACACTCCTGCATTCCCTCGTTGCCACCGTTGAAACCGCCGAAGTCGTTGCCCTGACAGGCGCGGGCGGCGGCTATTTTGGCGGACTTTTTCAACGCCTCCTGTGGGCCGGGTTTGGTCCCGGCGGGGCGGTTATCGCCATGCTTGCATGGTTTGTCATCGGTGTTGCGGTCATGCTGGATAAACCCGTCACGGATTTGTTCTTCTGGCTCGCGCCGTTGACATCCAGCCTGCGGAAGATGCTGAACATATCCATCCCGCCTCCCGCCCCGTTCGGGCCTGATTCTGTTTCCGAAAACGGGTTCACGCCGATAGATCCATCCGCCATGCCGCAGCTGACAACCTCCCCTGTTCCCGTCCAGCCGCTGCGGACGACGAGCGGTCCCGCCGTCATCCACTGGAAATTACCCGGCGTTGGCGACATTCTCGATTCGGGCAATGCGCCGTCGATCAATGAAGAGTTCATTCAACAGCGTGCGCGATTAATTGAAGATACGCTGGCTTCCTTTGGCGCGCCGGCGCAGGTGGTGGCGATCAGCCGCGGACCGACGATCACGCAATTCGGTGTCGAGCCGCTCTTCGTCGAGACCCGCGGCGGGGTGCGCACACGAGTCCGCGTGAACAAGATCGCCTCCCTGTCCGATGACCTTGCGCTTGCATTGGCCGCGCCGCGCATCCGCATTCAGGCGCCGGTGCCGGGACACAGCTACGTCGGCATTGAGGTGCCGAACGAAGAGATGACGATGGTGGCGCTGCGCGATATTCTGGAAGGCGAGGTGTATAAGAACAACCGGAAGCCGCTCAACTTCGCCCTGGGGCGCGACGTGGCCGGCCTGCCGGTCATCGCCAGCATTGAAAGCATGCCGCACCTGCTGATCGCCGGGACGACGGGCTCCGGCAAGTCGGTGTGTGTCAATTCCATCCTCACCTGCATGCTGCTGTTCAACACCCCCGATGATTTACGGCTTGTGCTGGTGGACCCGAAACGCGTCGAGTTGACCGGTTACAACGGCATTCCTCATTTGCTGGGCCCCGTCGTCGTCGAGATGGACCGTGTCATCGGCGCGCTGCAATGGATGACGCGTGAAATGGACAAACGGTATCACCTGTTTGCCCAGGCCGGCTCGCGCAACATCATTGATTACAACGCGAAGATGAAATTACAGGGACAAAAGAAACTGCCGTACCTCGTCATCATCATCGATGAGCTGGCGGATTTGATGATGATCGCGCCGGATGAAACGGAAAGGACGATCACGCGTCTCGCTCAGCTGGCGCGTGCCACCGGCATTCACATGATCCTGGCCACGCAGCGTCCCTCCGTGGATGTGGTCACCGGTCTGATCAAGGCGAACTTCCCCGCACGCATTGCCTTTGCCGTGGCGTCCAATACGGACAGCCGCGTTATTCTCGACCAGCCCGGTGCGGAACGATTGCTCGGGCGCGGTGACATGCTCTATCAGGCGCCGGATGCTCCCGCGCCTTCGCGTCTGCAGGGTGTCTTTGTTTCCGATAATGAGATCCAGAATTTGGTCGAATACTGGCGCACACAGGCGGGCGGCGCAAGTCCCTATGCGGTGGCGGGGATGCCTGCGGAAGCTGTCCCGCAGAACGTGCCGCTTAAGCAGACCCCATTATGGGAGGACATGGCAAAAGCGGAGGGGGATCCGCTGTTCGATGAGGCGGTGGAGATCGTCCGCAAGGAGGGACGCGCCTCCGTATCCATGCTGCAGAGAAGGCTGCGCATCGGGTATACGCGCGCCTCGCGCATCGTGGATATGATGGAGGATGGGAAGATCGTCAGTCCGCCGCAGGGCGGCACGCAAATGCGCCAGGTGTTGGATTACGGTCCCACAGCGCCGCCAAAGGATGACGGTATGTAA